In Garra rufa chromosome 14, GarRuf1.0, whole genome shotgun sequence, the genomic stretch CAGTGGTCCCTCTAACAGTTTTAGAGGTTCCTCTTAGAGGTCTTTTTGAATTCGTATTATCTAAATTACAGTGTATATTATATGCAACAACCCCCCCAGACATGTGATCTTGATAGAAGATAAATCTCTCACATCAGTGACCCACCCCAGTCTGTGGTTCTTTTAGATTGTGACAGGATGCTGAGCTACAACTCTTCTGGACCCATAAGTTTGTGCAAGGCTGCAGCAGAGATGTTCACATGTCTTTAACCTGGaatctgagtcaagtctgaagtctttaacctggaatctcagtcaagtctgaagtcttagTTGCTGAAGTCGGAGTCTCGAGTCTTTGGTCACGAGTCctagtcaagtctcaagtcatttaatggctcactaaaaaaaaatcctattcaCAATCCACATGTATTGAAATCGTCCTATTTACGAAGCTGTTTTATAGGCTATAGACAAAATATATGATCTATGACCTTTTTTAGACTTATTCTCTATCAATTTACTTAttgcttgttttctttaaaaataaataacactatcaCTATCACTAACTTAATGTGTACTGTGTGACTAAATAAGACTTGTCATAGcatttgcatgttattgctcttttgttgtttttgattgcttccattgtcctcttttgtaagttgctttggataaaagcatctgctaaatgtggaaatgtaaaagtaaatgtgatgatcagaattttttttttttttttttttaataaaagaggTGTTGTGTTGTAAGGTTATGATAGTCTTATGACTGTGTGGTCCAGCCTGTTACCTGCATGTTTTGATTAATTACCATTTTCAAAACAGTTTTTCTGTAATCAAATTCTATAATAAGACTCCTATCTACCATGACACATAAGGAAATATGTGACACATATTACAAAACCATACAAATGAagtatttatttttgatatacgTCAGGGATATTCAATTAAAATTCCGAGAGGCACGACCTCTTTATTTTCACCTTCCGTTCCATTCAGTAATCAACTTAATTTtcaatgtgtttgtgtttagGGAACTACACAGAACTTATCAGAAAGTGCGTGAGAGCAAGCACTGCATCCCTGATGTTATATagaaaactaccatttaaaaatggtACTGCTCAAATAAATATGTTTgtggatatggcaaaaaaaaaatatatatattcctatatataataatgaaataatcatATGTATAAAAGGACTTGCTGTTTTTGTCACTCtgacagtgtctgcatgatgaaaatatgtgcaataaatgAATGCCCCTGCACAACAATTTTTTCTTACTTGGTATTTTTGTCTTCTTGTTTCCAAACAAAATATCTATagcttcttaaatcaagatgcatttttttatgtaagaaaaattaCATAAGGTGTTTAGTCTTTaaagtgtatttttcttaatttgcaaATTATCtcccagtggggtaagaaaaataattgtgttttcatttgcatttttgttttttaatatattattttccatgttttaagaaaaaataagtaaaacttAATTTAGGATTCCAAAatactaagaaaagcatttttgcagaatgaatgaatgaatgaggcatttaaacatcacttatgtttaaaaaagggggaggagactaAAAGAAACTCTGGGGTTATGAGATAGATGTGATCAGCACAAGGAAAAGATCACAGAGGCAGCAGACTACTGCAAATGCTTGAGGATTTATTTTCTCCAAGAAAGATTACAAAAGTCATGCAAATGTTAATCTAGAAGAAATAAACCAAAAATATAAAGACTGCATTtgcctctttaaaaaaaaatacagaggtCTAGGGACTACAGGACCTACAAAGAACATTCACAGACTACAGAGACAGCTAACAAACGTATACATTAGTGACCAGCACCAATTAACAAAATAAAGGGTGAAAACACATACACATAATGGCCATTAAACAAACTTAAACTAATGTGATAACATCAAATATACACACACAGAAGTAACACTACAAATAACATACCAATAATGGCTTTACCTTGGAGATCCCACTTAGCAGAAACATGAATGGTTGTGGCCAAATCATTGGCTGGAACTGTATATATACGTCCGAAGTTTCCGATCAAACCCCTTTTGATTGTACACCAGCTTGCGAGAATCAGCCGTAACAGACAAGCAAAGAAATAGTAAGAATAAATAAACTACTCGTTAAAGAGTGTGTGCACTTAACTCCAAACGAAAGTttaaagtgctcctattatgctttttcaaaaatgaccTTTCATgcggtgtgtcatgtagctgtaggTGAACATAAACTACCTGCAAAGTTTCGAAGCcaaaagtgcacaataaataaagttattgtctatcaaaaaaaagagtcggttCACTTTTGCTTAAACGAGTCGTCAGgaattcgaatctttttctgttacggccGCACGTCACGAagtaacacatttgcataatgtccgcccacattctacGTCtcaacaacttgcccgcccacaaacacagTAATATTTCCATGTGGTTAACATCATGTCGAGAAGACGCTATATTCTACGCTGTGAGagtacatttgttttataatcacTTCCAAAAGATTAATCTacaaagaatcagtggttaacaACACATTTTTTCAGTAACACCCcagcagtacaattccaatcttgtgttccCGTCATTTTACTGAGGACTGCTTTTACAAAATTTGGAGTACAACGCAGGATTCACCAAACGTTTGCTCTAATAAGATGGATCAGTGGCCAGTTTATCAGATgcttgctcctctgaacctctacctgtaagtatgattaattattgatgattgtattttctagcgatcgttcaaaatacgtagTTGTGTCTAGCTAACCGGCTAACTCGCTTCTATAGTTATGTTGTTCAGCTGTGGGCCCACTAAATGTTTGGATTGATGCAGCTTAACTGTGTGTCTTTTTAGTTGGATGATAAATGATAAAGGATGGTGCATGACTTTACACAGTGTAATGGCTCGTATAATATTGAAGTTTACAACATAGAgatgtgcccggttcgcttacataAGCAAATTGCGAGCACTTTCCACTGTGGTCTGTGCTAACTAGTTAAAGTATTTTCCAATCGTGCTTGCGAATCACACCGTGTCTTCACCGGACGTGACGGTTGTCGCGCCGTGCCACAACAGCTAAaatctgtctacactggacacgACAAAGCGactgttgcaaatcatttgaactttctgtgaGCACGACATAAATAGAACGCGTCAGTAGTTtagggatttgccgtgtcgcgccgcatccagtgtagacagcatcataggttctattgtattttgttgcGCCGCGCTGCTTGTGTTCGGTGTAAACATGGTGTCAGTTTCTTGTCGATCAGCCACTTCAACCGTTTTATCATCAGACTCAGTAAGGTACAATCGATACCATCTTTTCTATGTATTGACAAGTCTCCAGGGCTGTCATTCAGTTACGGCAATGGGCTCTACGTTTCCTACACGCCCTGTACACGCCGCAGTAGACCAATCCAGAGCCATATGGAgagctctctctatggctctgggccgATCTTAAAGGACTgcgccatctgaccaatcacagcagtgagggctcacggaaaggaggggtttagagagactgattcttcgaactgctttgcacgagtcgtttacgaatcatttagaaatgaggtaaaattaaatctatttttggagaaaactaaagtgttttttgaccctgcattacggtggccgagaagtgtaaaacacaacaacaaatcgcaacacaaaaaaacaaatctgaaaaccaaacaacaaatcgcaacacaaaaaacaaatctgaaaaccaaataacaaatccagaatcaaaattacaaattagaaaacgcaatttcaaatctaaaaacaaaacggcaaaccataaaacacaataacaactccgAAAACAAAATAGCAAGTCGGAAAACACAACgacaagtcagaaaacacaacgACAAATCAGTCAAAACGGAAAAGGTAGGTATTTTCTGTGACCAGCGTAGTCGCTGCTGATTGGACGGAACTCCTGTCAATCAAAACATACAGGAAGTACAGTTCTGTGAGTTCCGACTGAGTGCACATGTAAACGCAGCATGTACTGTCCTTACTGTGGGTTCAAATTTGGCATTTTGCCAAATTTCTGCAGCTCATGCGGGAAAAATATTGAGCTTTTAAAACAAACGCGAGTGGAAACAGTTTCGGCCCCGTCAACCGATATTGCAGGTAAAATTTAGTATTAATAGGCTAGACTGTGATAGTTTAGCTATTGTTTAAGTTATATTCCTGGAAATATCCAATGCACGTCCCAGTAACGGGGCTTCTTTAGAAATTGTGCTGCAGACTGAATAAATTACGTCCCTTAAAACTTCACGTAACATCACTGTCGTTTAgtatttataataacaataatagaggAGCGAGTTTAAGACGTTAGCAAAGCAGTTAGTATATGAGTATGGTTGATAATGCAATACAGATGCTTGTTTATAAGAAGGGGCAGGGCCGACTCTTTTTACTGAGGAGATTAAGGTCGTTTGGAGTACAGAGGGAATTACTGAAGAGTCAAAGAAGGTCTTCAGTAAGTCCCCCTTGACTCCTCGGCCATATTTTATGGTGTGGTTTGCTGGATCTGTAGCATTTCTAGTGCCGACAGGAAGAGACTGGACAAACTTATCGGGAAGGCCAGCTCAGTTCTTGGGAATATCACTGGACACTGTACAGGAGGTGGGAGAAAAAAGGATGGTAGCTAAGCTATCATCATTGTTGGAGAATGCATCTCACCCCCTGTATAGGACAGTTATATCTTTGAGCAGCTCCTTCAGTGACAGACTGTTACATCCTAAATGTCTGAAAGAGCGATATACAAGATCTTTTCTTCCTGCTGCTATTAGACTCTATAATCAGGGCTGCTCCTAGTGAATCACTCACAACATAATTGTTAAATTATGTCACATATGTGCAATATCCCATTTTTAAtcgtttttatttgtatttgtctaTTTATTGTTTTACTTTGGCTGCTGTAACATTGAAATTTCCCTGAAGAGGGACTAATAAGggcttctatctatctatctatctatctatctatctatctatctatctatctatctatctatctatctatctatctatctatctatctatctatctatctaatagtCTCTTGCATAGGTGCAGGAGCAAGGCCAACACCTACGCCCACCTTAAACCAGTTTTTGGAATATCGAAAACAGAAATCTAAGGAAAGGACAAACTTTTCCCTGGGCAAGAAAGGAGGAAGCAAACACGAGCAGAAGAAAGTACAGGTACAGTATAATACAGTATAATGTACAAGCAAGGTTTTGTAAATAGCACATTAAGTGATTGCTTGTATTCATACACATTAATGTCGGCATTATGTGTCTGCAAAATGGTTGCTTAAAACCACAACAAGGAAAAACACTCCCCTTATTCACGGACCCACAAGTGAATGCAAACGATCTCCTTATGATGgcagaaaaaaaattgaaagacTTTAATAAAGACACGGAGGAAGGACCTTACGTGCTTCTCTACCCAGATGGATCTGAAGTTATTCATGTTCCTGGAACACAGAGGCCCTTTACATTGAAAGACTACAAATCAGATAATATTCAATGTGTGATTTGTCTTTACTTTCTGCAATAGCTGTTAGGGAGGATGAGTATTTTTTGGCAGGGAGAATGATTGCTGTGTCAATAGTGCATGGAGGACCAGGACCCCATTTTCTTTCAAAAGATCTGGTAAACCACATTGTAGAACAGTCCTTATTCAGCGCCACTTTAGAAGATGTCACTGATGAGGGTATAGTGAAAGTGCTGCAAGAGGTACGATAATAAACAATTTCAGGCATATAGTAGGAAGATTACTGAAGTATTTATAATCCTAGACagtagccaggtttccatccaaagttgcatATGAACTCTATATTGTATTAAACATTTGCGAATCAAGCAGCATTTCCATCCAGTGAGCTGAAGAGATTAAAATCGTCACTTACTGTTAAACAGTTCctgataattttaatttttaaaattaatgcgCATTTTGGTGTTTACATCCAGCATTTTTTGTGCTATACCAAAATTCAAATAATAATGGTGGATGGAAACCTGGCTAGTGATGTCAAAGTGCAGGGCATCACTACTTTAAGTACTAATGAATGTTATATTTTCACTTTCATTTGTGAGAAGAGATAAATTAGCATGTGTGTCTTAGGCATAGACAGTGATAACCAACTTACTGTTGTTTCTCAGATTCAGAATGCAGCTACTTTGGAGTCTCTACAAGATCTGATTTTTAAAAACAGCACACTGCTACAAACTGCTGGATATTTTCGGAATGTGAAGAACATTGAGGAGAAACAAACAATTGTGAAAGAATATCTCAGATGGTATGTGATTGAGAGAAATCACAGTGTTATtaaaaggtaaataaaaaaaggtttgatGTACAAATATAGTCCATACATTTTTATTGAAGTTTTATCCACACACTTGGCATTCTAGAAATCTGTAAATACCACAACATGAACTCTTGACTGTTTTAATAGATTTAAAGATGGACTTGCTACCCTGCAGTTTCTGACAGCACTTCAGCAGCATCCCAGTGTGTTAGCTTCCTTCCTGTTCCATACTGAAAAGAAGCTTACAGCAACTGATTTGGAAAACCTCTTCAAAGCAGAACTCAGCCCAGCAGGTAGTAACCAGAGGCAGAAAGAATCCACGACACTTTGCTTTTGGTCAGACTATCTCTTCGACTGTGAAGGTGTGTCATAGTAACAAATAGATGTTCTGTTTTTTTGTGAATTGCAAAAGTctgttgcatgttttttttaatcctaGAAAAGCAGAGTGAAGTGTCACTGGAGAATGTGCTGATGTTCGCTACTGGCCTGACATCATTTCCACCTGCAGGAATAACACCACAACCATGCATCACTTTTCTTTCTAATTCGCCATTCCCAATGGCAAACACTTGTGCAAACACCCTAAAATTACCTGTCCTAGACAAgtacaatgtttttaattttggAATCCAGAATTCTCCAGGTTTTGGTTGCATTTAAAACCTTACATTATGTATTACATTAATACATTATGTCCCCTCGGTtgaaaagtgacactcacagcagttttggagattggaGTTCATGTGAGATAACGcatctccgccattcatacataaagAGGCAagcggaacatgcaggattcaaaTTAGAACGgcctttttgcatttcagttttcacagacaggGGGGGCGGCCCCCTAaaataatggtaggggaaacactgtttTGCATgttgtgactttaaaaaaaaaaatatgacaacgTATTTGCTTTAACATCGTAGCATCaactaaattattaaatttatattataaataatataaatttataaaataaatataaaataaataattttttcgtCTGAACAAGCCTGCATCTTTCAGATGTATTTTAAGAGACCGCAAGCTCATCTTGATGTTGTGGTGTGTTAAAAGCATATCTAGAATCACGCCATATGTATGTCCTTCTTGAAAATAGTGCCGAACATACTCCATTTTCCTCCTACGTAAACAAACCCAAATCTAACTTCCTGTATGTTTTGATTGACAGGAGTTTCGTCCAATCAGCAGTGACTACGCCGGTCACAGAAAATACCTACCTTTTCCGTTTTGACTGATTTGTcgttgtgttttctgactt encodes the following:
- the LOC141284388 gene encoding G2/M phase-specific E3 ubiquitin-protein ligase-like, translated to MCDLSLLSAIAVREDEYFLAGRMIAVSIVHGGPGPHFLSKDLVNHIVEQSLFSATLEDVTDEGIVKVLQEIQNAATLESLQDLIFKNSTLLQTAGYFRNVKNIEEKQTIVKEYLRWYVIERNHSVIKRFKDGLATLQFLTALQQHPSVLASFLFHTEKKLTATDLENLFKAELSPAGSNQRQKESTTLCFWSDYLFDCEGVS